In the genome of Streptacidiphilus rugosus AM-16, one region contains:
- a CDS encoding putative quinol monooxygenase: MTSTVEYIRYRIAAEGHDAFLAGYRKAAESLAAAPQCIDYELSRCEEEPDRYILRIRWTSVQDHIDGFRKGEHFPAFFAAVKPFFNGIEEMQHYTVTDVVGIGKAAGEEQS; this comes from the coding sequence GTGACATCCACCGTCGAGTACATCCGCTACCGCATCGCCGCCGAGGGACACGACGCCTTCCTCGCCGGGTACCGCAAGGCCGCCGAGTCCCTGGCCGCCGCGCCGCAGTGCATCGACTACGAGCTGAGCCGCTGCGAGGAGGAGCCGGACCGCTACATCCTGCGGATCCGCTGGACCTCCGTGCAGGACCACATCGACGGCTTCCGCAAGGGCGAGCACTTCCCCGCCTTCTTCGCGGCGGTCAAGCCGTTCTTCAACGGCATCGAGGAGATGCAGCACTACACCGTCACCGACGTCGTGGGCATCGGCAAGGCGGCGGGAGAGGAGCAGTCATGA